Proteins co-encoded in one Dyella japonica A8 genomic window:
- a CDS encoding alpha/beta fold hydrolase translates to MSGPLEREVRLPHLRLAAQVWGHDKAPPLLVLHGWLDNAGSYARLAPLLAERCQVIALELPGHGHSDHLPPGMPYHFVDYVRAVLDAIDVLELQHFHLMGHSLGAGIASLVAAARPERVGRLLLIEGLGPIADDGLHTLRQFRDAMTSTATGRSLRSFPSVEMAISARTMASGLPADQARPIVERGLRKTDHGWYWRSDARVNRPSSIRLAEMQVRALLHGIESPTALLLARPDTPYLPGQRMRERADCVGDIVVTHMDGGHHLHLEHPQAVAAWANAHLDGHAA, encoded by the coding sequence GTGAGCGGTCCGCTCGAACGCGAGGTACGCCTGCCGCACCTGCGCCTTGCCGCGCAGGTCTGGGGCCACGACAAGGCCCCGCCGCTGCTCGTGCTGCACGGCTGGCTCGACAATGCCGGCAGCTATGCACGCCTCGCGCCCCTGCTGGCCGAGCGCTGCCAGGTGATCGCGCTGGAGCTGCCGGGCCACGGCCACTCCGACCATCTGCCACCCGGCATGCCGTACCACTTCGTGGATTACGTGCGCGCCGTGCTGGATGCGATCGATGTGCTGGAACTGCAGCACTTCCACCTGATGGGCCACTCGCTGGGCGCGGGCATCGCCTCGCTGGTCGCCGCGGCGAGACCCGAGCGCGTGGGCCGGCTGCTATTGATCGAAGGGCTGGGGCCCATCGCCGATGATGGCCTCCATACACTGCGCCAGTTCCGCGATGCGATGACGAGCACGGCGACCGGGCGCTCCCTGCGTTCGTTCCCGTCCGTGGAGATGGCGATCAGCGCGCGCACCATGGCCAGCGGCCTGCCGGCGGACCAGGCGCGCCCCATCGTGGAGCGCGGCCTGCGCAAGACCGATCACGGCTGGTATTGGCGCAGCGATGCGCGGGTGAACCGGCCCTCATCGATCCGCCTGGCGGAAATGCAGGTGCGCGCCCTGTTGCATGGCATCGAGTCGCCGACGGCGCTGCTGCTCGCCCGGCCGGACACGCCCTACCTGCCCGGCCAGCGCATGCGCGAGCGCGCCGACTGCGTGGGCGACATCGTAGTGACGCACATGGATGGCGGCCACCACCTGCACCTGGAACATCCGCAGGCCGTGGCGGCCTGGGCGAATGCGCATCTGGACGGCCACGCCGCCTGA
- a CDS encoding AraC family transcriptional regulator gives MQHLQRTNYGQPEQLRQLGGLQISATPYAGGSTLPWHEHDEAYLCLVAAGGYTQQCADDELDCQPGMLLTHPQGHRHANRFGSAGARCISIFFGDAPGDGVTRLLGEHRQLRLPDADRLLARIERELRATDDAATLALHSAVLELVALACRADDERRPAWLQRVLDRLHDDPLAMPSLHELAGLAGVHPSHLARSFQRAKGASVGEYQRGLRIALARKALAEAHRSIADVAAIAGFTDQSHFARVFRQITGETPRDYRHRLQTAS, from the coding sequence ATGCAGCATCTACAGCGCACCAACTACGGCCAGCCCGAGCAGCTTCGCCAGCTGGGTGGCCTGCAGATTTCCGCGACGCCTTACGCGGGCGGCAGCACGCTGCCCTGGCACGAGCATGACGAGGCCTATCTTTGCCTGGTCGCCGCGGGTGGCTATACGCAGCAGTGCGCTGACGACGAACTGGACTGCCAACCCGGCATGCTGCTGACGCATCCGCAAGGTCACCGGCACGCCAACCGCTTCGGCAGCGCCGGTGCGCGCTGCATCAGCATCTTCTTCGGCGATGCGCCGGGCGATGGCGTCACACGCCTGCTGGGCGAGCACCGGCAGCTGCGCCTGCCCGACGCGGATCGCCTGCTGGCACGCATCGAGCGCGAACTGCGCGCCACGGACGACGCCGCAACGCTGGCGCTCCACTCGGCCGTGCTGGAGCTGGTCGCCCTGGCCTGCCGCGCCGATGACGAGCGCCGGCCCGCCTGGCTGCAACGCGTGCTCGACCGCCTGCACGACGATCCGCTCGCCATGCCATCCCTGCATGAGCTGGCCGGGCTGGCCGGTGTGCATCCTTCGCACCTGGCGCGCAGCTTCCAGCGTGCCAAGGGGGCCTCGGTCGGCGAATACCAGCGAGGGTTGCGCATTGCGCTGGCGCGCAAGGCGTTGGCGGAAGCACATCGCTCCATCGCCGACGTCGCCGCCATCGCCGGCTTTACCGACCAGAGCCATTTCGCCCGCGTGTTCCGGCAGATCACCGGGGAGACACCGCGTGACTATCGGCACAGGTTGCAAACCGCATCCTGA
- a CDS encoding aspartyl protease family protein, whose translation MALRSLLFVSLMAGLAAPAMAAPATDADALLRDLRQAYGGAHWNGVRGWHAEGKQTSEDLTGAWQATVNLGNGYYITRTRNDLFTTAEGFDAQGHWRQDITGLSHPLDSDEAKIVTVSENWLRGLGFLRPELPASYRVLPDAKDRKHRYLQLEATPAGGRPVTLWIDPATHRLDRAVWQSSFLTVTERYSDYRAVDGKQLPFQIHTTETTVSGASDGETDTVVSDYQMMGGGAAIDTQRPANQVTDVTMAHDALQAIAPMHLEAGVLLVDVSINGHAPAPFILDTGGHAILTTDAANKLGLRTQGQGVATGSGPGSMSTSYTKVDDLALGDAHVRDLPFSVMPFPYSFYERGEGKEPIAGILGLEVFERFAVTYDYDRGELRLQPFDHGQAPQAAEGDALTLRFTDDMPLTTAQLDGHRGMFGIDTGNGSYLLTFPQWAERNGIATRYAAGAPIPTGGVGGLFTAHIAHAHELVLGNQRLDNVVAMLTRTDAGATGNPSEAGNIGQDVLARYNVHFDYRRQQMVLMPRKDAPPKHYAMAGIRVTKQQESPDRFQVIDVIPDSPAAQAGLRKGDAIVAANGKPASVLGTNDLRAMSGWQPENTPLTLKLADGRELKMVMRDLAPR comes from the coding sequence ATGGCCCTACGCTCCCTCCTCTTTGTCAGTCTCATGGCTGGCCTGGCCGCACCGGCCATGGCCGCCCCTGCCACCGATGCGGACGCGTTGCTGCGCGACCTGCGGCAAGCCTATGGCGGCGCGCACTGGAACGGCGTCAGGGGTTGGCACGCCGAAGGAAAACAGACCAGCGAGGACCTCACCGGTGCATGGCAGGCCACGGTAAACCTCGGCAACGGTTACTACATCACCCGCACGCGCAATGACCTGTTCACCACCGCGGAAGGTTTCGATGCGCAAGGCCACTGGCGACAGGACATCACCGGCCTGTCGCATCCGCTGGACTCGGACGAAGCAAAGATCGTCACCGTCAGCGAAAACTGGTTGCGCGGCCTGGGCTTCCTGCGCCCTGAGTTGCCGGCCAGCTATCGCGTGTTGCCCGATGCAAAGGATCGCAAGCATCGCTATCTGCAGCTCGAGGCCACGCCGGCCGGTGGCCGCCCGGTGACGTTGTGGATCGATCCGGCCACGCATCGGCTGGATCGCGCCGTCTGGCAGAGTTCGTTCCTGACGGTAACCGAGCGTTACTCGGACTATCGCGCGGTGGATGGCAAGCAGCTACCGTTCCAGATCCATACCACCGAAACAACCGTCAGTGGCGCGAGCGACGGTGAGACCGACACGGTAGTGTCGGATTACCAGATGATGGGCGGCGGCGCGGCCATCGATACGCAACGCCCCGCCAACCAGGTGACCGACGTCACCATGGCGCACGACGCGCTGCAGGCCATCGCGCCCATGCATCTGGAAGCCGGCGTGCTGCTGGTCGATGTCAGCATCAATGGCCATGCACCGGCTCCTTTCATCCTCGATACCGGTGGCCACGCCATCCTCACGACGGATGCGGCCAATAAGCTCGGCCTGCGCACACAAGGCCAGGGCGTGGCCACGGGTTCCGGCCCGGGATCGATGAGCACCTCGTATACCAAGGTGGACGACTTGGCGCTGGGCGACGCGCATGTGCGCGACCTCCCTTTCAGCGTGATGCCCTTCCCCTACAGCTTCTACGAACGCGGCGAAGGCAAGGAGCCGATTGCGGGCATCCTGGGCCTGGAAGTCTTCGAGCGATTCGCCGTGACGTACGACTACGATCGCGGCGAACTGCGGCTGCAACCGTTCGATCACGGGCAGGCTCCACAAGCCGCCGAAGGCGACGCGCTGACGCTGCGCTTCACCGACGACATGCCGCTCACGACGGCGCAGCTGGACGGCCATCGCGGCATGTTCGGCATCGACACCGGCAACGGCAGCTACCTGCTGACCTTTCCCCAATGGGCGGAACGCAACGGCATCGCCACACGCTACGCCGCAGGCGCACCCATTCCCACCGGTGGCGTGGGTGGACTGTTCACGGCCCACATAGCCCACGCGCACGAACTCGTCCTCGGCAACCAGCGTCTGGACAACGTGGTGGCCATGCTGACCCGCACCGATGCAGGCGCCACCGGCAACCCCTCCGAAGCCGGCAACATCGGTCAGGATGTGCTGGCGCGTTACAACGTGCACTTCGACTACCGGCGCCAACAGATGGTGTTGATGCCCCGCAAAGACGCGCCCCCGAAGCATTACGCCATGGCCGGCATCCGCGTCACCAAGCAACAGGAGTCCCCTGACCGTTTCCAGGTCATCGATGTCATACCCGACAGCCCGGCCGCGCAGGCTGGCCTCAGGAAGGGCGACGCGATCGTCGCTGCCAATGGCAAGCCGGCCTCGGTACTCGGCACCAACGACCTGCGCGCCATGAGCGGCTGGCAACCGGAAAACACGCCATTGACGCTGAAGCTGGCGGACGGGCGGGAGCTGAAGATGGTGATGAGGGATCTGGCGCCGAGGTAA
- a CDS encoding REP-associated tyrosine transposase translates to MNHPLGYQALRRGRVSMPGQVYLLTTVVAYRRPLFRNIDLARSICRSVHNPRTWGDAELLCWVLMPDHWHGLVSLGPNDGLATVMNRFKSVTAKGIRCTLSTLVWDRGFHDHALRHDEDRRHVARYIVANPLRAGLVSNVLDYPYWNCVWL, encoded by the coding sequence ATGAATCATCCGCTTGGATACCAGGCACTGCGCCGGGGTCGAGTTTCGATGCCCGGCCAGGTCTATCTGCTGACAACGGTTGTTGCATACCGACGTCCGCTGTTTCGGAATATCGACCTGGCGCGGTCAATATGCCGATCCGTGCACAATCCACGGACATGGGGCGATGCCGAACTGCTCTGCTGGGTGTTGATGCCGGACCACTGGCATGGACTGGTGAGCCTTGGCCCGAACGATGGCCTTGCCACAGTGATGAACCGATTCAAGTCGGTTACCGCCAAGGGCATACGATGCACACTATCCACTCTCGTGTGGGATCGAGGCTTCCACGACCATGCGCTTCGGCATGACGAGGATAGGCGACACGTCGCCCGCTATATCGTTGCCAACCCGTTGCGTGCCGGGCTGGTGAGCAACGTGCTCGACTACCCGTATTGGAACTGTGTGTGGCTTTGA
- a CDS encoding dipeptidyl-peptidase 3 family protein: MRRHLLALSLVVALAGCSSHDANTPAQQSAAPAPASTAPAVPPPSTDADIASQRMANYASVKLSADLSGFDDKQKQMIALLIEAADVTNDIYWQQSWGDKAALMARIPDDVTRRFAEINYGPWDRLDNDQPFVAGVGARPPGAQFYPADMTKDEFDKADLKDKAGLYTLLRRDAQNKLVTVPYHEAYKADLERAAGLLRQAADLSADKEFAGYLKKRADALLSDDYRPSDFAWMSMKNNPVDIVIGPIETYEDQLYGYKASYESYVLVKDQAWSAKLARFAKYLPELQRELPVDEKYKVEKPGSDADLNAYFAVYYAGDANVGAKTIAINLPNDEEVQLKKGTRRLQLENVMQAKFDRIMLPIAKELIADDQQSHLTFDAFFENTMFHEVAHGLGIKNTLSGKGMVRTALKDQASSFEEGKADILGLYMVTKLAEKGELDKAKLMDNYVTFLAGILRSVRFGASDAHAKANMVRFNFFQQQGAFSRDAATGRYRVDFDKMTAAMNALSAKLLTIQGDGDYDAAKQLTDSMGNVDATLAGDLKRLDKAKIPVDITFEQGLDVLGLQKP, encoded by the coding sequence ATGCGCCGCCATCTTCTTGCCCTGAGTCTTGTCGTCGCCCTGGCTGGCTGCAGCTCGCACGACGCCAACACCCCTGCACAACAGAGCGCCGCCCCCGCGCCGGCCAGCACGGCGCCCGCCGTGCCGCCGCCGTCCACCGATGCCGACATCGCCTCACAGCGCATGGCCAACTATGCATCGGTCAAGCTCAGCGCCGACCTTTCGGGTTTCGACGACAAGCAGAAGCAGATGATCGCGCTGCTGATCGAGGCCGCCGACGTCACCAACGACATCTACTGGCAACAGTCGTGGGGCGACAAGGCCGCGCTGATGGCGCGCATTCCCGATGACGTGACACGTCGCTTCGCCGAGATCAACTACGGCCCCTGGGACCGCCTGGACAACGACCAGCCGTTCGTTGCTGGTGTGGGCGCGCGTCCGCCGGGCGCACAGTTCTATCCGGCCGACATGACCAAGGACGAGTTCGACAAGGCCGATCTCAAGGACAAGGCCGGCCTCTACACGCTGCTGCGCCGCGATGCGCAGAACAAGCTGGTGACCGTGCCCTACCACGAGGCATACAAGGCCGACCTGGAACGTGCCGCCGGCCTGCTTCGCCAGGCGGCGGATCTCTCGGCGGACAAGGAGTTCGCGGGCTACCTGAAGAAGCGCGCCGACGCCCTGCTCAGCGATGACTACCGTCCCAGCGACTTCGCCTGGATGTCGATGAAGAACAACCCTGTCGACATCGTGATCGGTCCCATCGAAACCTACGAAGACCAGCTCTACGGCTACAAGGCCAGCTACGAAAGCTACGTGCTGGTGAAGGACCAGGCGTGGAGCGCCAAGCTCGCCCGCTTCGCCAAATACCTGCCGGAGCTGCAGCGCGAACTGCCGGTGGACGAGAAGTACAAGGTGGAGAAACCCGGCTCCGACGCCGACCTCAACGCCTACTTCGCCGTGTACTACGCGGGTGATGCCAACGTCGGCGCCAAGACCATTGCGATCAACCTGCCCAATGACGAGGAAGTGCAGCTGAAGAAGGGCACCCGCCGCCTGCAGTTGGAGAACGTGATGCAGGCCAAGTTCGACAGGATCATGCTGCCCATCGCCAAGGAGCTGATCGCGGACGACCAGCAATCGCACCTCACCTTCGACGCCTTCTTCGAGAACACCATGTTCCACGAAGTGGCGCACGGTCTTGGCATCAAGAACACGCTCAGCGGCAAAGGCATGGTGCGCACCGCGCTGAAGGACCAGGCCTCGAGCTTCGAGGAAGGCAAGGCCGATATTCTTGGCCTCTACATGGTCACCAAGCTGGCGGAAAAGGGCGAGCTGGACAAGGCCAAGCTGATGGACAACTACGTCACCTTCCTTGCCGGCATCCTGCGTTCGGTGCGCTTCGGCGCCAGCGACGCGCACGCCAAGGCGAACATGGTGCGCTTCAACTTCTTCCAGCAGCAGGGTGCGTTCTCGCGCGATGCCGCCACCGGCCGCTACCGCGTCGACTTCGACAAGATGACCGCGGCGATGAATGCGCTTTCCGCCAAGCTGCTCACCATCCAGGGCGACGGTGACTATGACGCCGCCAAGCAGCTCACCGATAGCATGGGCAACGTCGATGCCACGCTGGCGGGCGACCTGAAGCGCCTGGACAAGGCGAAGATCCCGGTGGATATCACCTTTGAGCAGGGGTTGGATGTGCTGGGTCTGCAGAAGCCCTGA
- a CDS encoding ABC transporter permease, producing the protein MKTMTPVARTRAFLTVFLKEVKENLRDRRTIISAFLTGPLLGPLILVMMLNVTLNRQFDKAEKPLPVPVIGAEHAPNLINALKAEGIVPKAPIANPELAVRKQDADVVLRISPDYAEAWRKGEAVQVELIYDSSQRDANAAVERVTQVVETYARQQGAMRLVARGLSPSTAWPVVAAKRDQATAQARAALMFSILPYFFVLTVFVGGMYLAIDLTAGERERQSLEPLFANPVPRWKILAGKLAAICTFSAASLLISLLAFSVVGPFIPTEKLGMELDLGPRFSGQVLLLMVPLIALLAALQSMVAAFAKSYREAQTYLSLLMFVPVLPSILLSTMPIKAQGWMYAVPLLGQHLGIMQLLRGDGVTAQQLGLCLAGSLVAALIAVLATVRLYQSERLAISG; encoded by the coding sequence ATGAAAACCATGACGCCCGTCGCCCGCACGCGGGCCTTCCTCACCGTCTTCCTCAAGGAGGTGAAGGAGAACCTGCGCGACCGCCGCACCATCATCAGTGCGTTCCTCACCGGCCCGCTGCTCGGGCCGCTGATCCTGGTGATGATGCTCAACGTCACACTCAACCGCCAGTTCGACAAGGCGGAGAAACCCCTGCCGGTGCCGGTGATCGGTGCCGAGCACGCGCCCAACCTCATCAACGCGCTGAAGGCCGAGGGCATCGTGCCCAAGGCGCCCATCGCCAACCCCGAACTGGCCGTGCGCAAGCAGGACGCCGACGTCGTGCTGCGCATCTCGCCCGATTACGCCGAGGCCTGGCGCAAGGGTGAGGCGGTGCAGGTGGAGTTGATCTACGACTCCTCGCAGCGCGACGCCAATGCCGCCGTGGAGCGCGTGACGCAGGTGGTGGAAACCTATGCGCGCCAGCAGGGCGCCATGCGACTGGTGGCGCGCGGATTGTCGCCCAGTACTGCCTGGCCCGTGGTGGCCGCCAAGCGCGACCAGGCCACGGCGCAGGCACGCGCGGCGTTGATGTTCTCCATCCTGCCGTACTTCTTCGTGCTCACCGTGTTCGTCGGCGGCATGTACCTGGCCATCGACCTCACCGCCGGTGAGCGCGAGCGCCAGTCGCTGGAGCCGCTGTTCGCCAATCCCGTACCGCGCTGGAAGATCCTCGCGGGCAAGCTGGCGGCGATCTGCACGTTCTCGGCGGCGAGTCTGTTGATCAGCTTGCTGGCCTTCAGCGTGGTCGGGCCGTTCATTCCCACCGAAAAGCTGGGCATGGAGCTTGACCTAGGCCCGCGCTTCAGCGGCCAGGTGCTGTTGCTGATGGTGCCGCTGATCGCCCTGCTGGCGGCACTGCAGTCGATGGTGGCGGCGTTCGCCAAGAGCTACCGCGAGGCGCAGACCTATCTGTCGCTGCTGATGTTCGTGCCGGTGCTGCCGAGCATCCTGCTCTCCACCATGCCCATCAAGGCGCAGGGCTGGATGTATGCCGTGCCGCTGCTGGGGCAGCACCTGGGCATCATGCAGCTGTTGCGCGGCGATGGCGTAACCGCGCAGCAGCTCGGGCTGTGCCTGGCCGGCAGCCTGGTGGCCGCTTTGATCGCCGTACTGGCGACGGTGCGGTTGTATCAGTCGGAGCGGTTGGCGATTTCGGGGTGA
- a CDS encoding ATP-binding cassette domain-containing protein: MIEVKDLHKAFGAVKAVDGVSFKARDGEITGLLGPNGAGKTTTLRMLYTLMKPDRGQVLVDGIDAADDALAVRRQLGVLPDARGLYKRLTARENVDYFARLHGLPDDVIDRRREALVKALEMEDIADRRTEGFSQGQRVKTAIARALIHDPRNVILDEPTNGLDVMATRALRQFMQHLKSEGRCVLFSSHIMQEVAALCDRIVVIANGRVVADESPQALREQTGAANLEDAFVKIIGTEEGLAA, translated from the coding sequence ATGATCGAGGTGAAGGATCTGCACAAGGCGTTCGGCGCCGTGAAGGCCGTGGACGGCGTGAGCTTCAAGGCGCGCGACGGCGAGATTACCGGCCTGCTCGGCCCCAATGGCGCCGGCAAGACCACCACGCTGCGCATGCTCTATACCCTGATGAAGCCCGATCGCGGACAGGTGCTGGTGGATGGCATCGACGCCGCCGACGATGCACTGGCAGTACGTCGCCAGCTCGGCGTGCTGCCGGATGCGCGAGGGCTCTACAAGCGCCTGACCGCACGCGAGAACGTCGACTACTTCGCGCGCCTGCATGGCCTGCCCGACGACGTCATCGACCGTCGCCGGGAGGCGCTGGTGAAGGCGCTGGAGATGGAAGACATCGCCGACCGCCGCACCGAGGGCTTCTCGCAAGGCCAGCGGGTGAAAACGGCGATCGCACGCGCGCTCATCCACGACCCGCGCAACGTCATCCTCGACGAACCCACTAACGGCTTGGACGTGATGGCCACGCGCGCGCTGCGGCAGTTCATGCAGCACCTGAAAAGCGAGGGCCGTTGCGTGCTGTTCTCCAGCCACATCATGCAGGAGGTGGCTGCGTTGTGCGATCGCATCGTGGTGATCGCCAACGGCCGCGTGGTGGCCGACGAGTCGCCGCAGGCGCTGCGCGAACAGACCGGTGCGGCCAACCTCGAAGATGCCTTCGTGAAGATCATCGGCACCGAAGAGGGGCTTGCCGCGTGA
- a CDS encoding alpha/beta fold hydrolase → MAIKGRTAFRIGVVVIGLAALGWKHFHPPTSEAVSDGTATIAPVDHPSTPVVPQTWKLGSLTLAPCELGQPNSGLSTAAWCAPFDVPENRDDPNSRKIRLKLAVIRSSAQVASKDMLVMLAGGPGQAATESWPGVSTALQPLTAHRHVVLLDQRGTGGSNPLTCKDEGEGTEGGSEDIDAGAERQKQEAERCLKQLQGKADPRYYTTTIAAQDLEDVRKALGSPTFDLVGVSYGTRMAQQYAMHYPKAVRSLVLDGVVPNELVLGQDFARNLDDALKAQFAQCTANDACRKRFSDPYQTLYQLRDALRANPHKVSFRDPQNYQSVQRTLSEYSLASVVRMFAYSPLTAALLPVSIDAAAHGDVGPLLGQAKLLSGDLSDTMNGGMQLSVICSEDADLLTPADADAHTILGTRMVDTLRNTCSVWPKGTRPADFHQPLKTDAPALLFSGQFDPVTPPRYGDQVAKNLPNSRHFVLTGQGHNVINTGCAPQVVKHFIEDLDPKALDATCLKRLQATPTFIDFNGATP, encoded by the coding sequence ATGGCAATCAAGGGCCGAACGGCCTTCCGCATAGGCGTGGTGGTCATTGGACTGGCCGCGTTGGGGTGGAAACATTTCCATCCGCCCACCAGTGAGGCGGTCAGCGATGGCACCGCGACCATCGCACCGGTCGATCATCCATCCACGCCCGTGGTCCCGCAGACATGGAAACTCGGTTCGCTGACCCTCGCACCGTGCGAACTGGGCCAGCCGAACAGCGGCTTGTCGACGGCGGCCTGGTGCGCGCCGTTCGACGTGCCCGAGAACCGCGATGATCCGAACAGCCGCAAGATCCGCCTGAAGCTGGCGGTGATCCGCAGCAGCGCGCAGGTGGCCAGCAAGGACATGCTGGTGATGCTTGCTGGCGGTCCTGGGCAGGCGGCCACCGAGTCGTGGCCGGGCGTGTCGACCGCGTTGCAGCCGCTCACCGCACATCGCCACGTCGTGCTGCTCGACCAGCGCGGCACGGGCGGTTCCAACCCGCTGACCTGCAAGGACGAGGGCGAGGGCACGGAAGGCGGCTCCGAAGACATCGATGCCGGCGCCGAGCGGCAAAAGCAGGAAGCCGAGCGCTGCCTCAAACAGCTCCAAGGCAAGGCCGACCCGCGCTACTACACCACCACCATTGCCGCGCAGGACCTGGAAGACGTGCGCAAGGCGCTGGGCTCGCCGACCTTCGACCTGGTCGGCGTGTCCTACGGCACGCGCATGGCGCAGCAGTACGCCATGCACTATCCCAAGGCCGTGCGCAGCCTGGTGCTGGACGGCGTCGTGCCGAACGAACTGGTGCTGGGGCAGGACTTCGCGCGCAATCTCGACGACGCGCTGAAGGCGCAGTTCGCCCAGTGCACCGCCAACGACGCCTGCCGCAAGCGCTTCAGCGACCCGTACCAGACGCTCTACCAGCTGCGCGATGCGTTGCGCGCCAACCCGCACAAGGTGAGCTTCCGCGATCCACAGAACTACCAGAGCGTGCAACGCACCCTGAGCGAGTATTCGCTGGCCAGCGTGGTGCGCATGTTTGCGTACTCGCCGCTGACCGCCGCGCTGCTGCCCGTGTCCATCGACGCGGCGGCGCATGGCGATGTCGGACCGCTGCTGGGGCAGGCCAAGCTGCTGTCGGGTGATCTTTCCGACACCATGAATGGCGGCATGCAGCTGTCGGTGATCTGCAGCGAGGACGCCGACCTGCTCACCCCGGCTGACGCGGATGCGCACACCATCCTCGGCACCCGCATGGTCGACACGCTGCGCAACACCTGTTCGGTCTGGCCCAAGGGCACGCGGCCAGCCGATTTCCACCAGCCCCTGAAGACGGATGCCCCGGCGCTGCTGTTCTCCGGCCAGTTCGATCCCGTCACGCCGCCGCGCTATGGCGACCAGGTGGCAAAGAACCTGCCGAACTCGCGCCACTTCGTGCTCACCGGGCAAGGCCACAATGTGATCAATACCGGGTGCGCGCCGCAGGTGGTGAAGCACTTCATCGAAGATCTCGACCCGAAGGCGCTCGACGCCACCTGCCTCAAGCGCTTGCAAGCCACGCCCACGTTCATCGATTTCAACGGAGCGACGCCATGA
- a CDS encoding helix-turn-helix transcriptional regulator — protein sequence MNNRIRELRGDRGWSQADLAERLDVSRQTVNAIETGKYDPSLPLAFKIARLFGLSIESIFEPEWQAASPAVSRHPME from the coding sequence ATGAACAACCGTATCCGTGAACTGCGCGGCGATCGCGGCTGGTCGCAGGCCGACCTTGCCGAACGCCTGGACGTTTCGCGCCAGACGGTGAACGCCATCGAGACGGGCAAGTACGATCCGAGCCTGCCGCTGGCCTTCAAGATCGCGCGCCTGTTCGGCCTGTCCATCGAATCAATCTTCGAACCGGAATGGCAGGCGGCATCGCCTGCGGTTTCGCGACATCCAATGGAGTGA
- a CDS encoding fimbrial protein produces the protein MKKLLLAALVASTLGFAGLATAATPVVSSGTITVNGKIVSSTCTVTANGQQNPTITLPTLDTNSLPAGASAGWTALTFSVTGCSAVTNPAATSLSTYFSSVNVDSTTGYLKNTTAGGSNVEIVLSNSQTAALGAGNGLALNAPAGSQNTPVVAIPGTTTGIATFNYYVGYVAGTSAATAGAVNTTVQYALSYQ, from the coding sequence ATGAAGAAGCTTCTCCTCGCTGCCCTGGTTGCCTCCACCCTGGGCTTTGCGGGCCTCGCCACCGCCGCCACCCCGGTCGTCAGCAGCGGCACGATCACCGTGAACGGCAAGATCGTCTCCTCGACCTGCACCGTCACCGCGAACGGCCAGCAGAACCCGACCATCACGCTGCCGACCCTGGACACGAACTCGCTGCCGGCTGGCGCTTCGGCCGGCTGGACCGCCCTCACCTTCTCGGTCACGGGCTGCTCGGCTGTCACCAACCCCGCCGCGACCTCGCTGTCCACCTACTTCTCGAGCGTCAACGTCGACAGCACCACCGGTTACCTGAAGAACACCACCGCCGGCGGCAGCAACGTCGAAATCGTGCTGTCGAACTCGCAGACCGCGGCCCTGGGCGCCGGCAACGGCCTGGCCCTGAACGCCCCCGCCGGTTCGCAGAACACCCCGGTGGTCGCCATCCCGGGTACGACCACCGGCATCGCTACGTTCAACTACTACGTGGGCTACGTTGCCGGCACGTCGGCCGCCACGGCCGGTGCGGTCAACACCACGGTCCAGTACGCGCTGAGCTATCAGTAA